A window from Leptospira meyeri encodes these proteins:
- the ftsZ gene encoding cell division protein FtsZ yields MLYLEEEKTSPAIIKVIGVGGGGMNAVTRMVHSKMTGVDFIVMNTDEQVLLKSPVEVKIQLGNKVTRGMGAGGDPELGEKAALEDKERIVSALKGADMVFVTAGMGGGTGTGAAPIIAAIAKELKCLVVGVVTVPFSFEGKRRAELAKQGIDQLRANVDTLITIRNDSIFQVVDKNTPVDMAFRVIDDILLNGVRGISDIINHPGIINVDFADVKTIMKDTGDAILGVGEGRGETRVSEAVEQAINNTLLEDSSIQGAKSLLINVTGGNDLTIHEWNEVSQIITAQADPDANIIIGLNEDSSLSDQIRVTVIATGFAKRGKQYQREQKVVGSEESVSPMVYVRKSEEKDIGFGKEQDSVRSIRQSNRGFSSQKQSSPFQNYGEDYDIPAFLRRKSD; encoded by the coding sequence ATGTTGTACCTAGAAGAAGAAAAAACAAGCCCAGCAATTATTAAGGTCATTGGAGTTGGTGGAGGCGGAATGAATGCCGTCACAAGAATGGTTCACTCTAAAATGACAGGTGTCGACTTCATTGTAATGAACACCGACGAACAAGTATTATTAAAATCTCCTGTAGAAGTTAAAATCCAGTTAGGTAACAAAGTCACTCGTGGGATGGGTGCTGGTGGTGACCCAGAGCTCGGTGAAAAGGCAGCCCTTGAAGACAAAGAACGCATTGTGTCGGCCCTCAAAGGAGCAGATATGGTTTTTGTGACAGCGGGGATGGGTGGAGGAACAGGAACTGGGGCGGCACCTATTATTGCTGCAATTGCCAAAGAATTAAAATGTTTGGTAGTGGGAGTTGTGACGGTTCCTTTTTCTTTTGAAGGAAAACGCAGAGCAGAACTTGCAAAACAAGGAATCGATCAACTTCGTGCCAACGTAGACACACTCATCACCATTCGTAATGATTCTATCTTCCAAGTTGTGGACAAAAACACACCTGTGGATATGGCATTTCGAGTGATCGATGATATTTTGTTAAATGGTGTGCGAGGGATTAGTGATATCATCAACCATCCGGGAATCATCAACGTAGACTTTGCTGATGTAAAAACCATCATGAAAGATACTGGGGATGCCATTTTAGGTGTTGGGGAAGGTCGAGGAGAAACACGTGTGAGTGAAGCTGTAGAACAAGCAATCAACAACACATTGTTAGAAGACTCGAGCATACAAGGTGCAAAGTCTCTCCTCATCAATGTGACTGGTGGAAATGATTTGACCATCCATGAATGGAATGAAGTTTCACAAATCATCACAGCACAAGCGGACCCCGATGCTAATATCATCATTGGACTCAATGAAGATTCTTCACTTTCCGATCAGATTCGAGTTACTGTGATTGCAACTGGATTTGCTAAACGGGGAAAACAATACCAAAGAGAACAAAAGGTTGTGGGTTCCGAAGAATCTGTTTCTCCTATGGTTTATGTTAGGAAGTCGGAAGAAAAAGATATTGGTTTTGGAAAGGAACAAGATTCTGTTCGAAGTATTCGCCAATCCAATCGGGGATTTTCTTCTCAGAAACAATCCTCCCCGTTTCAAAATTACGGAGAGGATTACGACATTCCTGCTTTTTTAAGAAGAAAGAGCGATTAA
- the ftsA gene encoding cell division protein FtsA, which translates to MTYDDAPIITALDLGSSLVKVVIGRLLGEHEIEIIGTGVYPSAGIKNGSIVNIETTTKSIIEAFGDAELMAGQEVNTVVVNVSGKSVHGFNEKGIIAVTNRERIVSETDIMRVVEAAQAVHVPGDQQVIHVLTKEFKVDDQVNIKDPIGMTGVRLEAEVHIVSCGNTALNNIDRCVEQAGLLQMDRVLSSLASSEAILTSGEKDLGTAVIDIGAGICDIIIYVDGGIAFSSVVPFGGFHITSDISIGLKTTVETAEVIKKRYGHTRIDMVDPTEKFEIPSISGRPARSVFRQELVEILEPRVREILEMIDHELVRSGFKSSLAGGVILTGGTSLLQGIEATAEEVLRLSVGRAKPAGLSGLVDKISSPEYATAVGLIKYSSKIQNLEQRNMHSGSDSDGWMKKVRRWMENNL; encoded by the coding sequence ATGACTTATGATGATGCACCTATCATAACGGCCTTGGATTTGGGATCCTCTCTAGTTAAAGTTGTTATTGGACGACTTCTAGGGGAACATGAAATCGAAATTATTGGAACGGGAGTTTATCCTTCTGCCGGTATCAAAAATGGTTCCATTGTCAATATAGAAACAACAACCAAGTCCATCATAGAAGCGTTTGGTGATGCAGAATTGATGGCTGGGCAGGAAGTGAATACTGTGGTGGTCAATGTATCTGGAAAGTCCGTACACGGGTTTAACGAAAAAGGTATCATTGCTGTGACAAACAGAGAACGAATTGTATCAGAAACAGATATTATGCGAGTTGTGGAAGCTGCACAAGCTGTACATGTTCCAGGTGACCAACAAGTCATCCATGTTCTCACAAAAGAATTCAAAGTAGATGACCAAGTCAATATCAAAGATCCCATCGGGATGACAGGGGTTCGTTTAGAAGCAGAAGTACATATTGTATCTTGTGGAAATACGGCTCTCAATAACATTGATCGTTGTGTGGAGCAAGCTGGTCTTTTACAAATGGATAGAGTTTTATCAAGCCTTGCTTCTTCGGAGGCCATCCTTACTTCTGGCGAAAAAGATTTGGGAACTGCTGTCATTGACATTGGTGCCGGAATCTGTGATATCATTATCTATGTGGATGGGGGAATTGCTTTTTCTTCAGTAGTTCCCTTTGGTGGATTTCATATCACAAGCGATATTTCCATCGGTTTAAAAACTACAGTCGAAACAGCGGAAGTTATCAAAAAAAGATATGGCCATACAAGAATTGATATGGTGGACCCCACAGAAAAATTTGAAATTCCATCTATTTCGGGAAGGCCAGCTCGTTCCGTTTTTCGCCAAGAACTCGTTGAAATTCTAGAACCAAGGGTTCGTGAAATTTTAGAAATGATTGATCATGAATTGGTTCGTTCAGGATTTAAGTCAAGTTTGGCGGGAGGTGTGATCCTTACTGGCGGAACTTCTTTGTTACAGGGCATTGAAGCCACTGCCGAGGAAGTTTTACGCCTGTCAGTGGGTCGTGCAAAACCAGCAGGACTCAGTGGTCTTGTGGATAAAATTTCTAGCCCCGAATATGCCACTGCCGTGGGCCTGATTAAATACAGTTCCAAAATACAAAATTTAGAACAGAGAAATATGCATTCCGGATCTGATTCCGATGGATGGATGAAGAAGGTTCGTCGTTGGATGGAGAATAATCTCTAA
- a CDS encoding cell division protein FtsQ/DivIB, which translates to MVDTPQEIKEKRFGRVVPILLVALGLLALGLVFRWGRPVKPVVRVEWEGLVALSPPEVFRYLGVDPENPMIGDWKDWEKLLSSHPRIRKVRITRDPDGFLKINVQEKVAEFVIHVGSSLYEVDENLEILSRDRVLANHLIVISGPFTVGEKKLEGRQIFDITKEMRHALSSYPALKSRISELVAERDGNYTMYLKSPNSMKVYLGDKLELNVFRKLYASLAYMEAESVKAVSIDLRGEDAVYH; encoded by the coding sequence ATGGTTGACACTCCCCAAGAAATCAAAGAAAAACGATTTGGGCGCGTGGTTCCCATCCTGTTGGTTGCTTTAGGTCTCTTGGCCTTAGGGCTTGTCTTCCGTTGGGGTAGACCCGTGAAGCCGGTGGTTCGTGTGGAATGGGAAGGCCTCGTGGCTCTCAGTCCTCCCGAGGTTTTTCGCTATTTGGGGGTGGATCCGGAAAACCCAATGATCGGGGATTGGAAGGATTGGGAGAAATTACTTTCTAGCCATCCAAGGATTCGAAAGGTCCGGATCACGAGAGACCCGGATGGATTTTTGAAGATCAATGTACAGGAGAAAGTCGCCGAATTTGTCATACATGTAGGAAGTTCCTTGTATGAGGTGGATGAAAATCTGGAGATACTTTCCAGAGATCGGGTTTTGGCTAATCACCTAATCGTGATTAGTGGACCATTCACTGTTGGGGAAAAAAAGCTAGAAGGCAGACAAATTTTTGATATTACAAAAGAAATGCGACATGCTCTTTCCTCTTACCCTGCATTAAAATCAAGAATCTCTGAACTTGTCGCAGAACGCGACGGTAATTATACTATGTATTTAAAGTCACCAAATTCAATGAAAGTATATTTAGGTGATAAATTAGAACTCAATGTTTTTCGTAAATTATATGCATCTTTGGCTTATATGGAAGCCGAATCTGTCAAAGCTGTTTCTATCGATTTAAGGGGAGAAGACGCCGTTTATCACTGA
- a CDS encoding LIC_10421 family protein, translating to MKTTKIIATGILAMGLATANLQALDTNERLELLESAMIEQATTPAQKSAVSEYLANVAKEKVEMAQALRDRAGSTRGGKALSQMNEKKELLRRAEALEKEAKKYQTVSMDLHASAMQVAQN from the coding sequence ATGAAAACAACAAAGATTATCGCAACAGGGATCTTGGCTATGGGACTTGCAACAGCAAATCTCCAAGCTTTAGATACAAACGAAAGATTGGAGCTTTTGGAGTCTGCTATGATTGAACAAGCAACCACTCCGGCGCAAAAATCTGCCGTTTCTGAGTATCTTGCGAATGTTGCAAAAGAAAAAGTAGAAATGGCTCAAGCACTTCGTGACAGAGCAGGATCTACTCGCGGTGGTAAGGCTCTTAGCCAAATGAACGAGAAGAAAGAACTTCTTCGTCGTGCAGAGGCTCTTGAAAAAGAAGCTAAAAAATACCAAACTGTCTCTATGGACCTTCACGCAAGTGCCATGCAGGTAGCACAAAACTAA
- a CDS encoding caspase family protein, which produces MFSFRNIFVCILSAYLIGLPVFGQNRYALFIGTNYKGNTAKIPELNLCEADANFLKEKIQKKGNFKDIKVLLGSMVTRDNVKNAITQLGKVVGKDDSVFLYFSGHGMYMKDAKAKNGMRNYLICYDRPHISDEELNEFLTEIKSQKTVLVMDCCYSGGIAKKGKNTRGAAEIPIAQGNDGVVRQNAEDYFFQNKAVISSSDDDQTSIEVGGTINHGIFTYNFGNALEKGDLNKDSVVTALEAFFVAKEETVKMARQFNHEQTPQVSGNAAGIFLSGSPKPQTPPPKPPNVVINVPITPVETTTPPNNNTTTPPVVAPEPEPTPANDTTVVIPPIVEVEPPAPPSITTGSILIRTSIIKDKSYGGAATKSPYDLLNKQGKLKSSPAEDKVRAIKVLVDDQEYTSQITTEKSKIWGSVTKNGTLIQGEIYNVKIDNLPAGVHQIEIRADKYPIYKTATAVLPKQTVTVDAINSMDGFGAIRGRVFYKTLDNPIEKHPIYMPTVVSTNQIFKVTTDKDGYFWFTNLKPGKYEIRASFMEEMKLENSEIHVQPGEVTNVDIILNKKLSYTKTKY; this is translated from the coding sequence ATGTTTTCGTTTCGAAACATATTTGTTTGCATTCTATCGGCCTATCTCATCGGATTACCGGTGTTTGGGCAGAACCGTTATGCGCTGTTCATTGGAACTAACTACAAAGGGAACACAGCAAAAATCCCCGAGTTGAATCTCTGTGAAGCAGACGCAAACTTTCTAAAAGAAAAAATCCAAAAGAAAGGAAACTTCAAGGATATCAAAGTCCTGTTAGGTTCCATGGTCACTCGAGACAATGTCAAAAATGCTATCACCCAATTGGGCAAAGTAGTCGGCAAAGATGATTCTGTTTTTTTGTACTTCTCCGGCCATGGAATGTATATGAAAGATGCGAAAGCAAAAAATGGAATGCGTAACTACCTAATTTGTTATGACCGACCTCATATTTCTGATGAAGAACTAAATGAATTTTTAACGGAAATCAAATCCCAAAAAACGGTTCTTGTAATGGACTGTTGTTATTCAGGAGGGATTGCCAAAAAAGGGAAAAATACCCGCGGTGCGGCTGAGATCCCGATTGCCCAAGGGAATGATGGGGTAGTCCGCCAAAATGCAGAAGATTATTTTTTCCAAAACAAAGCTGTTATTTCTTCTTCGGATGATGACCAAACCTCTATTGAAGTGGGCGGAACCATCAACCATGGAATCTTTACTTACAACTTTGGGAATGCTTTGGAGAAAGGGGATTTAAACAAAGACAGTGTGGTAACAGCCCTTGAAGCCTTCTTTGTCGCCAAAGAAGAAACGGTAAAAATGGCTCGCCAGTTCAACCATGAACAGACCCCACAAGTGTCTGGGAATGCCGCCGGAATCTTTTTATCTGGTTCCCCAAAACCACAAACCCCTCCACCAAAACCACCAAACGTGGTCATCAACGTGCCGATCACGCCAGTAGAAACCACAACGCCACCAAATAACAATACCACGACTCCTCCCGTTGTAGCACCCGAGCCAGAACCAACTCCTGCCAACGATACCACTGTGGTCATCCCACCGATTGTGGAAGTGGAACCACCAGCACCACCATCTATCACCACAGGAAGTATCCTCATTCGCACTTCCATCATCAAAGACAAATCCTATGGGGGAGCGGCCACAAAATCGCCTTATGACCTACTCAACAAACAAGGAAAACTAAAATCTTCCCCTGCCGAAGACAAGGTACGGGCGATCAAAGTTCTTGTGGATGACCAGGAATATACTTCCCAAATCACGACAGAGAAATCCAAAATTTGGGGATCGGTAACAAAAAATGGAACACTCATCCAGGGAGAAATCTACAACGTAAAAATCGATAACCTTCCCGCAGGAGTACACCAGATCGAAATCCGTGCGGACAAATATCCGATTTACAAAACGGCAACGGCAGTCCTTCCGAAACAAACGGTGACTGTAGATGCGATTAATTCCATGGATGGATTTGGTGCGATTCGAGGCCGAGTGTTTTATAAAACCTTGGACAACCCGATCGAAAAACACCCGATTTATATGCCAACAGTGGTTTCTACAAACCAGATCTTCAAGGTCACCACTGACAAAGATGGCTACTTTTGGTTCACCAACCTGAAACCAGGAAAATATGAAATTCGTGCTAGTTTCATGGAAGAGATGAAACTGGAAAACTCTGAGATTCATGTACAACCAGGGGAAGTGACCAATGTGGACATCATCCTCAATAAAAAATTGAGTTATACAAAGACAAAATACTGA
- a CDS encoding DUF1574 family protein, which translates to MRSKFLGIGITLLFFLVLEIVVRFTGIHYLEQPEIFFVNLKKNFVESGKGDADIIVLGDSRSMALAGYPKQQDIEFSVYNHSLPAMGPKYYRFFLDKYLKKGNAKPKMILFAASPKLYSTGYGPPLYDPDAKSVKENESIPEYLNRRWTEGIQKNFFRTATPTNIISYSGKQEDANQILWEFFGHRYLHQFTFSELSNQYSGVERLYILSKAMPLLYESYRFHGAIRNALSGTNWKVDKNYKERSLFCEACENVEVGLCKPASSQLEDNRTIEDQITRHFGKYNISNRLKPELVLFSKELIRKELDEELKNPVPYVYHQPDFIVLKDLIEYTRSQGIQFGMIYMPWIQEKQESRESKDLLADLKVFFRENPDVGLFFFPDSSYPAERFVDNIHYDCRGEKRVNEEFRNFVLPQVFRFLNSKQKSN; encoded by the coding sequence TTGCGTTCTAAATTTTTAGGAATTGGGATTACCCTCTTATTTTTTTTGGTATTGGAAATTGTGGTTCGATTTACTGGAATCCACTATTTGGAACAACCAGAAATCTTTTTTGTTAATTTAAAGAAAAACTTTGTAGAATCAGGCAAAGGTGATGCCGATATAATTGTGTTAGGTGATTCCAGGTCGATGGCTTTGGCTGGATATCCAAAACAACAGGATATCGAATTTTCTGTTTATAATCATAGTTTGCCAGCAATGGGACCCAAATACTATCGTTTCTTTTTGGATAAGTATTTAAAAAAGGGAAATGCCAAACCAAAAATGATTTTGTTTGCTGCATCACCTAAACTATATTCTACGGGATATGGCCCACCACTTTACGATCCGGATGCGAAGTCAGTCAAGGAAAATGAATCTATTCCTGAATACCTCAACCGAAGGTGGACTGAAGGCATTCAGAAGAACTTTTTCCGAACTGCCACTCCTACAAATATCATCAGTTACAGCGGAAAACAAGAAGATGCAAATCAAATTCTTTGGGAGTTCTTTGGGCATCGTTATCTCCACCAATTTACATTTTCCGAATTATCCAATCAGTATTCTGGTGTAGAACGTTTGTATATTCTTTCCAAAGCAATGCCGCTTTTATATGAATCCTATCGTTTCCATGGTGCCATTCGCAATGCACTTAGTGGAACCAATTGGAAAGTAGACAAAAATTACAAAGAACGATCTCTCTTTTGTGAAGCTTGTGAAAATGTAGAAGTTGGACTTTGTAAACCAGCTTCTTCTCAACTAGAAGACAATCGCACCATAGAAGACCAAATCACCCGCCATTTCGGAAAGTATAATATTTCCAATCGATTGAAACCAGAACTTGTTTTGTTTTCTAAAGAATTGATTCGCAAGGAATTGGATGAGGAATTAAAAAATCCAGTTCCTTATGTATACCACCAACCTGATTTTATTGTTTTAAAAGACCTGATCGAATACACTCGTTCCCAAGGAATCCAATTTGGAATGATCTATATGCCGTGGATCCAGGAAAAACAAGAATCAAGGGAGTCCAAAGACCTTCTCGCCGATCTAAAAGTTTTTTTTAGAGAGAATCCAGATGTCGGGCTCTTTTTCTTTCCCGATTCCTCTTACCCAGCCGAGAGATTTGTGGATAATATCCATTACGACTGCCGAGGAGAAAAACGGGTAAACGAAGAATTCCGTAATTTTGTTCTTCCTCAAGTGTTTCGTTTTTTAAATTCCAAACAAAAATCCAATTGA
- a CDS encoding MBOAT family O-acyltransferase: MLFNTFVFLLFFLLVYAVFLGFGWFAGKQKWAYRAQNLWLLFASYFFYGWWEWFFLTLILVSTIIDYCAAILIEGTENQIRRRLYLSVSIFANLGLLFTMKYYDFFAVNLIDSWNQLALWMGSAAVEDSHTYLLRNIILPVGISFYTFQTMSYTIDVFRKQIKAERDFFDFALFVNYFPQLVAGPIERAQDLLPQLKKPKFPTWDGVQKGLYDILLGYFMKVYVADNLATYVDQVFLAGKSLYTQNPDIIQAMDGSQVFAGGFLFLTQIYCDFAGYSFIALGVSRLLGVTLTVNFETPEFSKTPTEFWNRWHVTLNRWFRDYIYISLGGSKYGKFAQYRNLFIIFFLSGLWHGANWTFITWGCLQGVYTIIYLVAFAKKKDDQIDVVETTKSSLVEKIKSILSGTFARVLVYTLVVFSAVGFRSYDANMMFLYMKKFLMVWDWDLNPNNNIKDMIGLFGEYFKIFLPLLIIDGISYFKKERYWVFLTHPIVQAFVLSFMGFLILTRGVFGKEVIYFAF, encoded by the coding sequence ATGCTTTTCAATACCTTTGTCTTTTTGTTATTCTTTCTTCTCGTGTATGCGGTCTTTTTGGGATTCGGATGGTTTGCCGGAAAACAGAAATGGGCCTACCGTGCGCAAAACCTTTGGTTACTCTTTGCATCTTACTTTTTTTACGGGTGGTGGGAGTGGTTTTTTCTCACTCTCATACTTGTCAGTACCATCATCGATTATTGTGCCGCTATTTTGATTGAAGGTACGGAAAACCAAATCCGCCGTCGCCTTTACCTATCAGTTTCCATTTTTGCCAACTTGGGCCTTCTTTTTACAATGAAGTACTATGATTTTTTTGCAGTGAATCTGATTGATTCGTGGAACCAATTGGCATTGTGGATGGGTTCGGCAGCGGTAGAGGATTCCCATACTTATTTGTTAAGAAATATCATCCTACCGGTGGGGATTAGTTTTTATACCTTCCAAACCATGTCTTATACGATCGATGTGTTCCGAAAACAAATCAAAGCGGAACGCGATTTTTTTGATTTTGCTCTGTTTGTGAATTATTTCCCACAACTTGTGGCAGGCCCTATCGAACGCGCCCAAGACCTTCTTCCTCAATTGAAAAAACCAAAATTCCCAACTTGGGATGGAGTTCAGAAAGGATTGTATGATATCCTTCTTGGTTACTTTATGAAGGTCTACGTGGCCGATAACTTAGCCACATATGTGGACCAAGTTTTCCTGGCAGGAAAATCTCTTTATACTCAAAATCCAGATATCATCCAAGCAATGGATGGATCCCAAGTGTTTGCCGGTGGTTTTTTATTTTTAACACAAATTTATTGTGACTTTGCTGGTTATTCTTTTATTGCTCTCGGTGTTTCAAGGCTTCTTGGAGTTACGCTTACTGTCAATTTTGAAACTCCAGAATTTTCCAAAACACCAACAGAATTTTGGAATCGATGGCATGTAACGCTGAACAGGTGGTTTCGAGATTATATTTATATTTCTTTGGGAGGAAGTAAATACGGGAAGTTTGCTCAATACAGAAACTTGTTTATTATTTTTTTCTTATCAGGGCTTTGGCATGGGGCCAATTGGACTTTTATCACTTGGGGTTGTTTGCAAGGTGTATACACCATCATTTACCTTGTGGCTTTTGCTAAAAAGAAAGACGATCAAATTGATGTTGTCGAAACTACAAAATCGTCCTTAGTCGAAAAAATCAAAAGTATCCTTTCTGGAACCTTTGCAAGAGTATTGGTTTATACACTTGTAGTTTTTAGTGCAGTAGGGTTTCGTTCTTACGATGCCAACATGATGTTTCTTTATATGAAAAAATTCCTAATGGTCTGGGATTGGGACTTAAATCCAAACAATAACATCAAAGATATGATTGGTCTTTTTGGAGAATATTTTAAAATCTTTTTGCCACTTCTCATCATCGATGGAATCTCTTACTTTAAAAAGGAAAGATACTGGGTGTTTTTGACTCATCCCATTGTGCAGGCATTTGTTTTATCCTTTATGGGATTTCTCATCCTCACTCGGGGAGTTTTTGGAAAGGAGGTAATTTACTTTGCGTTCTAA
- a CDS encoding RecQ family ATP-dependent DNA helicase translates to MGNLIVDPFGFAEILRVTLDLRSELKTKFGFSEFRPGQEGAIRSVLDGQDTLAILPTGAGKSLIYQLPAAIQKNKLTLVISPLIALMKDQTESLLAKGIPAAFCNSTQDEVEQMTILAKSVKGEIRVLLVSPERALSNGFLRIFRELDLFALVVDEAHCVSQWGHDFRPEYRQIHILRERHPRPNFPILALTATATSKVQTDVQAALGMKSPKVVLSTFYRPNLKFSVEYPAAERDKADRLIELLEPWKDGRKFPGRAIIYCATRKKTDEVYDLLKDFGFSVGKYHAGRTDGIRERTQNAYSSGKVPILVATNAFGMGMDQPDVRLVVHYQVPASLEAYYQEAGRAGRDGLGSECVLFFKAGDVATQAFMLSKETNFKGGDTLLKYIKEYAGKEECRQVQLCAYFGETISPCGNCDICTEVGSNLHRSHFLKTEAAKVQKKNEKREYPLSEWEEETIQNFLKEHPAVFGKTIIAKTLVGKRTKDVLRYRMERNPFHGKLDGIPEEAVVAKLETWVEEKKVLVAGAKYPKLYLPNFVKTKPRTSPFNSDETNSLKIKLKKPPTLNSQILKELINYRDRKARQLKWKKFMVFQNPVLKRIAERKPKNLSELEATKGVGPAKVERFGNDIIEILSKWD, encoded by the coding sequence ATGGGGAATCTTATCGTTGACCCTTTCGGATTTGCAGAAATCTTGAGAGTTACCTTGGATCTACGTTCGGAACTCAAAACCAAATTCGGTTTTTCGGAATTTCGCCCGGGCCAAGAAGGGGCCATTCGTTCTGTGCTGGATGGGCAAGATACTTTGGCCATTTTACCAACTGGTGCGGGAAAGTCTCTGATTTACCAACTCCCTGCGGCCATTCAAAAAAACAAACTAACCCTTGTTATTTCTCCTCTCATTGCCTTAATGAAAGACCAAACCGAGAGTTTGCTTGCGAAAGGAATTCCTGCTGCTTTTTGTAATTCCACCCAAGATGAAGTCGAACAAATGACCATTCTTGCGAAATCTGTGAAAGGAGAAATTCGGGTTCTTTTGGTTTCACCGGAACGAGCACTATCAAATGGATTCTTACGTATCTTTCGAGAACTGGATTTATTTGCCCTTGTTGTGGATGAAGCCCATTGTGTTTCGCAATGGGGGCATGACTTTCGTCCCGAATACCGCCAAATTCATATTTTACGGGAACGCCACCCTCGTCCCAACTTCCCAATCCTTGCCCTAACTGCGACTGCTACGTCAAAAGTCCAAACCGATGTCCAAGCTGCCCTTGGAATGAAATCACCCAAAGTAGTTCTTTCTACTTTTTATAGACCCAATTTAAAATTCAGCGTGGAATATCCTGCCGCCGAACGAGACAAAGCCGACAGGCTCATTGAACTTTTGGAACCGTGGAAAGATGGAAGGAAATTTCCTGGTCGTGCCATTATTTACTGCGCCACAAGAAAGAAAACCGACGAAGTGTATGATCTTTTAAAAGATTTTGGATTTTCTGTGGGAAAGTACCATGCGGGTCGCACTGATGGAATCCGCGAAAGAACTCAAAATGCTTACTCTTCTGGAAAAGTGCCAATCCTTGTTGCTACCAATGCTTTTGGAATGGGTATGGATCAACCTGATGTTCGTTTGGTGGTGCATTACCAAGTTCCAGCCTCTCTTGAGGCTTATTACCAAGAAGCAGGTCGAGCCGGAAGGGATGGACTTGGGTCGGAATGTGTTTTGTTTTTTAAAGCAGGTGATGTTGCCACACAAGCCTTTATGTTATCTAAGGAAACCAACTTCAAAGGTGGTGACACTCTTCTCAAATACATTAAGGAGTATGCAGGCAAAGAAGAATGTAGGCAAGTCCAACTTTGTGCTTATTTTGGTGAAACCATTTCTCCTTGTGGGAATTGTGATATTTGTACTGAAGTTGGCTCCAATCTCCATCGATCCCATTTTTTAAAAACAGAAGCTGCGAAAGTTCAGAAGAAAAATGAAAAAAGAGAGTATCCTCTATCCGAATGGGAAGAAGAAACCATCCAAAATTTTTTAAAAGAGCATCCGGCTGTATTTGGAAAAACCATCATCGCCAAAACTCTTGTGGGCAAACGTACAAAAGATGTGCTCAGATACCGAATGGAACGAAATCCCTTTCATGGAAAATTGGATGGAATTCCGGAAGAAGCTGTGGTCGCAAAACTCGAAACCTGGGTGGAAGAAAAAAAAGTTTTGGTGGCAGGTGCCAAATACCCCAAACTCTATTTACCCAATTTTGTTAAAACAAAACCAAGAACCTCGCCATTTAACTCTGATGAAACGAATAGTTTAAAAATAAAACTAAAAAAACCACCTACTCTCAATTCACAAATTTTAAAAGAACTCATCAACTACCGAGATCGGAAGGCAAGACAACTCAAATGGAAAAAGTTTATGGTATTTCAAAATCCCGTTCTCAAACGAATTGCGGAAAGAAAACCGAAAAACCTTTCTGAACTGGAAGCCACAAAAGGTGTGGGCCCAGCCAAGGTGGAACGATTTGGAAATGATATCATCGAAATCCTTTCCAAATGGGACTAA